The stretch of DNA CCCTGCGACCCGCTCGTGCTGGAAGCCATGCTGCCTTTTTTCCAAGGCCAGTTCGGCAACCCGTCCTCCCCGCATTTCGCTGGCACGCGCACCGCCGATGCTGTGCAGCAAGCCCGTGAGCAGATTGCAAGTCTGGTAGGTGCTCAACCCGGCGAGGTAATTTTCACCAGCGGAGCCACAGAGGCCAACAACTTAGCTCTGCTAGGTTACGCCCGCACCGCTCGCACCACTAGTTCGCGTCGGCGCATCATTATTTCCGCCCTCGAGCACAAAGCCATTACTAATCCGGCCAAGCAGTTGGCCCGTGAAGGGTTTGAAGTAATAACGCTACCTGTTGACTCACAAGGCACAGTTGACCTAGCTGCTGCAGCGGAAGTCATCAACGACCAAACCTTATTGGTGTCGGTCCACGCCGCAAATGGCGAAGTGGGTACCATCCAGCCCATTTCGCAGCTGGCGCAATTAGCCCACGCCGCCGGTGCCCTCCTGCATACTGACGCCGCGCAAGCTGTCGGCAAAATTCCCCTTGACATGCTGAATTGGGGCGCAGACATGCTCTCCATCAGTGGCCACAAGCTCTACGGCCCCCAGGGCATTGGTGCCCTTATCATCCGTCACCCTCGCCGCACCCAGCTTGAGCCGCTGGCTTTAGGTGGGGGGCAGGAGCGGGGCTGGCGGCCCGGTACTCTCAACGTTCCCGGCATTGTAGGCCTGGGTGCCGCCTGCACCCGCGCTCAGCAGCTACTGCCTATTGAATCCGCCCGGCTTGCTACCCTCCGCGACGAGTTTGAAGCCGCCGTGCTTGCTGCCGTACCCACGGCTTACCGTAACGGCAACCTCGCCCACCGGCTGCCGCACAACACCAGCCTCACATTCCCGGGCCTCGAAGCCGACGCGCTGCTGGCCCGCCTCCCCACCCTGGCTCTCAGCACCGGCTCCGCCTGCGACGCCGGTACCGTGGAGCCCTCTGCTACGCTGCTCGCTCTAGGCCTATCCCGCGACAATGCCCGCGCTACGGTGCGGGTGGGGTTGGGGCGGTTTAATGTGGACGAGGAGCTGCGGCACGCTTACTTGCTGCTGGTTAAACAACTGCATGAGCTTTCCGCGCTGCAAGCTTCGTAGTCTAGCATTAGTCGCTTCCCTGCTTATGGTAGGAAGCACTGTATTTTTTGTTTCGGTTTGATAAACCTCATTTGCCCCGACACGGCCAAGTCGTAAATTGGTCACTTCACCTCAACCCTTTTTGCTTGCAAACACCTTTATGAAAAACATTATTGGTATCGACTTGGGTACCACCAATTCTGTGGTGGCATTTAAGACCCGAGATGTAGAAGTGCTCCGTAACCGTGAAAACGAAGAACTAACCCGCTCGTGCGTGGCCCTACGCAATGAGGAAATATTGGTAGGCAAGCATGCGTACAATATGCTGGGTGCCAATCCTCAAAATACAATTGTATCGGTAAAACGCCTCATGGGCGGCGCCATCAACGATCCGATGGTGCAGGACATGCTCAGCAAGAAAAACTATTACCAGTACGGCATTGTGCCTATGGAAGGCGGGACCAGTGATGCTGTAGCTGTGGTGATGGGCGGACGGCAGTACACGCCGGAGCAAATCAGCGCCGAAATTCTGAAAAAACTAAAAGCCGATGCCGAAGAAAAACTGAATGGTGAAGTAACCCACGCCGTTATTACGGTGCCAGCCTACTTTACGGAGAAGCAGAAAAATGCCACTCGCCTGGCGGCTAGTTATGCTGGCCTTAAAGTTTTGCGCCTGCTGGCTGAGCCTACCGCCGCCGCCATTGCCTATGGGGTGGACAACACGAAAGCGGGTGAGCTGAGCACGGTTGTGGTGTACGACTTTGGCGGAGGGACCTTCGACCTGTCTGTATTAAATATTGTGGACCGGGAATGCCTGGAAATGGGCGCTGGGGGCGACCGATGGCTGGGAGGCGATGATTTGGATCAGGCCCTCCATAATTATGTGTTCAAGAAAGTTGAGCAGGAATATGGTCTGTCCAGCTTGCAGGACTTAGTTGATAACCTGCCTGACAAAAAGCGTCACAAATTCCTGTTTGCTATGCGCTCGGGAATCAAACAAATCAAAGTCGATTTAAGCAGCAGCCAGTCGCAGAGCTTACTGATCGAGGATTTGCTAGAGGATGAGGACGGTAACGCCATTGATATAGACCTTACCATCACCCGGGCTGAGTTTGAGAAAATCATCCGCCCATTCGTGGAGCGCACCGTAGCACTCACCGAGGAACTGCTCAATCAAATGAGCTACACCCCGGACATGATTGACGCGTTCCTGCTGGTGGGAGGTTCTTCTTGCATCCCGCTGGTCCGGCAGCTAATGGCTGAGCGGTTTGGAGTTGATAAAGTTAAAGTGGGTAAAAAGCCGATGCTGGCCATTGCTGAAGGTGCCGCTATGCTCGCTCAGAGCATGGGCGAAACCTACGAGTGCCCTAACTGCGGCGCAGCGGTACCGCAATCTGCCAGCAAATGCCCTAGCTGCGACTATAACGTGGCTGCCGAGGTGAAAGAACGCGGCGTAGGCGAGGTAACGCTCACCACCAAGCATGACCTGTACATGATGGTGACGGACCGGCATACGGGTCTTGAGCGCCCTGAGCGGCTGTTTGAGAAGCAGACCCCCATGCCTGCCAGTACCTCACGCATCTTCCGTACTTCCGGCGACCAACAACGGCTAATGAAAGTTGACGTCCAATCCGACGTGGAAGGAGGGCGCCGGGAGCGTCAGACGTTCGGCTTTGCCACCATTGAAGAAAACCTGCCTGCCGGCAGCGAGTTCGTGTTCGATTTTGCCTTGTCAGCTGACGAGACTATTAGCTGTAAAGTATACCCTAAAGGGTATTCGAATAAAGCTAAGCAGGTTATTCTAGGCCGAGGCCAGAAAGATGAAGAGGCCTTGCAGAGTATTGACAAGATGATTGATGATTTCAACGCCGGAGAATTCAGCGCTAATCAAAGCCAGCAATTGGCAGAGGCATTGTTGCGCTATCTGCGCGTAGCCGAATCAATTGGGAATGATAAGGGCCTGGATACGCGCTGGCCCGAACTACGTGAATGTGTCTGGGGCGACTATTACCGCATCACTGAACCCAGCAACGACGAGAATACGGATACTATGCTGGCCGAAATATATTGCGCCAGCTATCCGCAGCTCATCGAGCCTAACGACCTCCGTCAGATGCGCGCGCTCATACCGCAAGCCAAAGTTTCTGGCATAGCCGGGGCACAGGCCCGCGAACAACTCACCGAATTGGTTGACGGCTACTGGTCGCTGCTCAGTTTGGCTTTTATCAAGTTGGCTAGCAATGAAGCTACCACCTTAGGCTCGCCTGACGGCAGCCGTATTCGTTCCCTACACGATCAGGCCGTGGCCTGTTTCGAGCGAGGAGACCGAAATGGCGCATTTAGCACGATGGAGGAAGCTGAGGTATTGGCCAACAAGTACATGGACAAGGGTACGATCGGCAAAACGGTTTCTAAGAACATCATCGGTTAGTGCTCATGAACTGCCCGGTATGTCAACGGCGGGATATTCCCGCTGAAACCCAAACGTGTCCCCAGTGTGACGCCGATTTGCGTGGCCTGCATCTGGTTGCCAAGTTCAGAGATACCCCTGTGGCCCCGCCAAAATCCAAACCAATGTGGCCGCTTGTCTTGGCCGCCTTTGGTTTGCTCGGTGGTGGGTTGATAGTGGGCTGGGGCTTAGCCCCGGCTATCTCAACCTCACCTCCTGTCGCGGTATCCAACATCGTAACATCGGCCGCCAATACGCAATTACAGGCCCTGCGCGACTCTCTACAAATCCTGAAAGCGCGTTCAGCAGCTAGTCCAGGTGCTGCGCCTACCGAATTCACCTACGTAGTGCGGCGCGGTGACACGTTACGTGGTATTGCGTGGCGACTGTATGGTCGGGCAGCTTTGGCCAGCCGCTTGCAGCAGGAAAACAATATACACGACCCACGCCGACTGCCGATTGGCCGCCGGCTACGCTTATTCACGTTGTAATTCGAATGCACTATGTGGTTCTTTATCCTCGTACTGCTAGCTACTGGGCTGGGCATCTATTTCCTAAGCAACACGCCTGATAAGAAGCTTGAAAAGGCTGGAGCCGCCATTGGCGCCGGCAATTACCAGCGGGCTCAGGAGTTGCTGACTGCCCTTTTGGAAAAGCGTCACGCCGGGGCTCCATCTGTACAGGCCCGGCTACACTTAACCAAAGCACAACGGGCACTTCAGAAGTCGGAGTACCAACCCGCGTTGGCTGAGCTAGACTATCTGTATGGGGTGCGCAGCCGCCACGCATTTGCTGATCATCACAAGCTCACAGCGGTAGAGCAAGAATCCGCCGATATACTGCTGCGTTGCACAGAAGGATTGGTGGCTCCGCTGCAAAAAGCTGGTAGTTGGTCCGCCGCACTTCAACTCTTCGAGCAGGCCCTTGGCCGCACGGAAAAGGTGCATGCTCTTAGCACAGGCGCGCCGGTTACCAAATTCCGTAGCGGTGCCGTGGCATGCCACCAACGTTTACTTACCGCTGGGGTTCAGGTTAATGTAAACCAGGGAGCTGTTTTGCTGGCGCAAAAACAATACGATGCGGCTGAGCTGCAGTTCAACACGGCACTTCAACAGCTGCAGGGGCCTTTCACCGGACTAAAAGAGCAGGCAGCCGTTTTGGTTCGTGCCACGGTGATTAGTCAGCTTACCGATTTAAAACAAGCGCGGTGTGTCGCGGAAGCCATGCGCTTGGTTGTCCTGGCTCAAGCCGTGTCTGGAGCTGGACGCAAATCATCTATACAGGAGCAAACCTCGGCGCTGACTCAACTGCAACAAGCTACCAGTATGCTGGAGCAGGCCAGTGCGCTTAAGGCCAAACTGCCCGAGGCCGCAGCAGCACTGCCAAGTCAAATTTCGCTGTTTACCGGTCGGCTTAAGCGTAATCGAGGCGAGCAGTACGAGGCGCAGGCGAATTGGAAGGCCGCTTGTCAAGACTACGAGGCTGCGCAGGCTATTCATCAACAGCGGGGCGAGCTACAAACTGTGGCTACGCTTCAGCTGCGGCGCAGCATCATAGCTCTGAAATCCGGAGTTGGTACTGTCATCACGGACGCTGCAACCCTTGACCGGGCTGAACCGGCAGTACGCGTAGACTTAGCTTACCGTGCTGCTTTAGCTTACCTAAGAGCCGGAAGGGTAGAAACCGCTGAACTATTCCTGCCTCACTTAGCTGGACAAATTTCGGAAGCTTCAGCTTTGGCTGCAGCTATTACCCAAGCTCAACTTGATGCCTTGGCCAAAGAAGTGGAAGTAGCTATTGCCACTGCTCAGCACGATCAAGCCACCTTCGTCCAACTACAAGAGGTGTATCAGGCTATTCCTGGATTAGCTAAGCGCACTTCTGCTACCGATGTGCAATTAGGCCGGCAAGTCGCTGCTCTGGAGCCTTACGTTTTGTCACGGTTGCTCACCGTTGGCTTAACACAGCAGCAATTGTTGCCCCTGCTTGATGTGCTTACGGCTAAGTCGGGGTTTTTGACATCGCCCGAAACGCTTAAAAATGTTGGTATTGTTTGCCTTCGAATCATCCTGGCCGGTGGCCTCACCACCAGCAATTATCAGCGTATCTTGTCTCTCTGGCTGACGGCTCTCTATTCCAACACAGTGCTGGTCGCTTCACTAGAAAGCACCAGCTGGGATGATGAACTGGCCTTTACATTAGAAGATTCACTAGGCGTCTGCACGTTACCCGACTTACCGGATAACGTCAACCACGACCCTGCTGATGACCAAAACATATCTTTGGGCGACACTCAACGCGAGCTGATGCGGGTAGTAGAAGCTGCCCTAGGCGAAATCGATCCACCCCAGCTACAGGCACAGGCGGCAGAGTTTTACAGCAATGAGCGAAATGCGCTAGTCAACTTGATAGCGGAGTTCGACCGCATGGGGGGAATTACGACTAAAGTGCTGGCAGTTACCACTCCGTTTGCAGCTCAAACTTATGGGGCCAATCGCACAATCGTCCTAAAGCTGACAGCCCAGTACCTCCGCGAACAGGAGGAAAAACTGCTGGACTGTGCCTTGCCCTATCACGGCAAGCTGGCCAACCCACAACTCCTTTCTTACCAAGAAGCATTGACTGCAGAAAAGCAGATTATGGCCTGTTTTGCTGAGCCCCGTACCACCAGCCTGCGCCAGCTTCCCAAATTACTGCCCAAGCAAGCAGCGTTGTTCAATGCGTATCCTAAGCTGCGAAACCGACTCATTAATCAACTCACTACCCAGGTTCGTGCGGCAAACGAGGAGGAAGTAGAGGGAAGCTTAGCCGACACGTTTCAGGTTTTGATCGAAGCTTTCCCGAATACAGAGACATTCAAAGTACTCGGCGCCAATCATCTTTGCGACTGGTGTATCGGTGCGCTCAACGAGGAGCAGATGACCGAGACTGCCGGGTTAGAGCACCTGCTCCGGGCCTGGTCATGGCGTCCCGATGACGACCGTGTCGCGGCTAATCTGGTCATTGTCTTCGGAATCATATGTAGGTCTGCCATCACAGATAACAACGGTATTATGCAGGAACTGCCAGCGTTGCAGAAGGCCTACAAGCAAATATCATCAGCTCAGAATCGCACTATTCGACAAGTAGTTGCAGAACACCTAGTGCCCGTATATCAGAAGTATAGAGCTATGTTATCCTCCTCTAAGATCGACCCTGATGCACTTATGCTAGCAGCAACAAAGCCAAGTCTTTCTGGGCAGTTCTCAGCAAAAGGCATTTCAATGGGAATGAAACTCATTCTTATGCGGGACTTAGCTAAGCTCGCTACCACACAACCAGTAAGCGCGTTATGAAGAACCCTTACGAAGTATTAGGTCTCACTCAAGAAGCTTCCAATGAAGAAATCAATCTTGGGTTCAAAGAAGCTGTGAAGCAAAACATAAAATCCCGGCTGCACACGCAGGCAGAGCTAATGACCGCCCGTCAGCAGTTGCTAAGCCCAGCTCGCCGGTTGGCAGCCGACTTTTTGTACCCGGTCCGTCCCAAAGCCAAACGCCCACGCAAGTTGACTTGGCCCACTCTGGCCGAAGTCAACCTTGACTTATTCAACAGTGATGCCCATGATTCCCTCTAATTCCCAAGCCTCCTCACAGGTAAGGGATAAACCCATGGCTAGGTCTCGTTACAAAGCTGCATTTGGTGCATGGTGGAAGTCCTTTACAGGACGTTTCACGTCAGATCAAGCA from Hymenobacter taeanensis encodes:
- a CDS encoding cysteine desulfurase family protein, producing MSLIYLDHHATTPCDPLVLEAMLPFFQGQFGNPSSPHFAGTRTADAVQQAREQIASLVGAQPGEVIFTSGATEANNLALLGYARTARTTSSRRRIIISALEHKAITNPAKQLAREGFEVITLPVDSQGTVDLAAAAEVINDQTLLVSVHAANGEVGTIQPISQLAQLAHAAGALLHTDAAQAVGKIPLDMLNWGADMLSISGHKLYGPQGIGALIIRHPRRTQLEPLALGGGQERGWRPGTLNVPGIVGLGAACTRAQQLLPIESARLATLRDEFEAAVLAAVPTAYRNGNLAHRLPHNTSLTFPGLEADALLARLPTLALSTGSACDAGTVEPSATLLALGLSRDNARATVRVGLGRFNVDEELRHAYLLLVKQLHELSALQAS
- a CDS encoding Hsp70 family protein, which codes for MKNIIGIDLGTTNSVVAFKTRDVEVLRNRENEELTRSCVALRNEEILVGKHAYNMLGANPQNTIVSVKRLMGGAINDPMVQDMLSKKNYYQYGIVPMEGGTSDAVAVVMGGRQYTPEQISAEILKKLKADAEEKLNGEVTHAVITVPAYFTEKQKNATRLAASYAGLKVLRLLAEPTAAAIAYGVDNTKAGELSTVVVYDFGGGTFDLSVLNIVDRECLEMGAGGDRWLGGDDLDQALHNYVFKKVEQEYGLSSLQDLVDNLPDKKRHKFLFAMRSGIKQIKVDLSSSQSQSLLIEDLLEDEDGNAIDIDLTITRAEFEKIIRPFVERTVALTEELLNQMSYTPDMIDAFLLVGGSSCIPLVRQLMAERFGVDKVKVGKKPMLAIAEGAAMLAQSMGETYECPNCGAAVPQSASKCPSCDYNVAAEVKERGVGEVTLTTKHDLYMMVTDRHTGLERPERLFEKQTPMPASTSRIFRTSGDQQRLMKVDVQSDVEGGRRERQTFGFATIEENLPAGSEFVFDFALSADETISCKVYPKGYSNKAKQVILGRGQKDEEALQSIDKMIDDFNAGEFSANQSQQLAEALLRYLRVAESIGNDKGLDTRWPELRECVWGDYYRITEPSNDENTDTMLAEIYCASYPQLIEPNDLRQMRALIPQAKVSGIAGAQAREQLTELVDGYWSLLSLAFIKLASNEATTLGSPDGSRIRSLHDQAVACFERGDRNGAFSTMEEAEVLANKYMDKGTIGKTVSKNIIG
- a CDS encoding LysM peptidoglycan-binding domain-containing protein codes for the protein MWPLVLAAFGLLGGGLIVGWGLAPAISTSPPVAVSNIVTSAANTQLQALRDSLQILKARSAASPGAAPTEFTYVVRRGDTLRGIAWRLYGRAALASRLQQENNIHDPRRLPIGRRLRLFTL
- a CDS encoding molecular chaperone DnaJ: MKNPYEVLGLTQEASNEEINLGFKEAVKQNIKSRLHTQAELMTARQQLLSPARRLAADFLYPVRPKAKRPRKLTWPTLAEVNLDLFNSDAHDSL